Proteins co-encoded in one Sparus aurata chromosome 18, fSpaAur1.1, whole genome shotgun sequence genomic window:
- the LOC115568639 gene encoding protocadherin gamma-C3-like: protein MAPRMYSRRQKDHAWILVVALLCLCDGSASQISYSISEEVNKGTVVGNIAKDLNVNVQDLESRDVQIVSSYKKKYFDVDLRTGNLVVDERIDREELCPNMVKCSLKLQAVLNNPMSAHRTEVNLLDINDNSPVFSEQSHLINITESLSPGERYLLPLAEDADIGSNSVKTYKLSRNEYFSLDVQSGGEDGVSAELVLQKALDREKQSVITLVLTAVDGGKPARSGTLRLTVNVLDVNDNTPTFSKSLYKVRVRECDSRNTSYEVKCNRFRRGNEQ, encoded by the coding sequence ATGGCACCAAGGATGTATTCACGTCGGCAAAAGGATCACGCCTGGATTCTTGTTGTTGCGCTGCTTTGTCTTTGTGACGGCTCTGCCTCCCAGATATCTTACTCCATCTCTGAGGAGGTGAACAAAGGCACCGTAGTGGGGAATATCGCAAAGGATTTGAACGTCAATGTACAGGATCTAGAAAGCAGAGATGTCCAAATCGTGTCGAGTTACAAGAAGAAATATTTTGATGTGGATTTGCGGACCGGGAACCTCGTTGTTGACGAAAGAATAGACAGAGAGGAGTTATGTCCGAATATGGTAAAATGTTCCTTGAAATTACAGGCTGTTTTAAATAATCCAATGTCTGCACATCGTACTGAAGTAAACCTTTTAGATATAAATGATAACTCGCCAGTTTTCTCTGAACAATCACATTTAATAAACATCACAGAATCATTGTCACCGGGGGAGCGATATCTTCTCCCTTTAGCAGAGGACGCAGACATAGGCAGTAACTCAGTAAAGACCTACAAGTTGAGCCGAAATGAGTATTTCTCGCTTGATGTGCAGAGCGGTGGAGAAGACGGTGTGTCTGCTGAGTTAGTCCTACAGAAAGCTTTAGACCGAGAGAAACAGTCAGTTATTACACTCGTCCTCACGGCTGTAGATGGAGGAAAACCTGCGAGATCAGGTACACTGCGGTTAACGGTCAATGTATTAGATGTCAATGACAATACACCGACGTTTAGTAAATCTCTGTATAAGGTGCGTGTAAGAGAATGCGACTCCCGGAACACGAGTTATGAGGTTAAATGCAACAGATTTAGACGAGGGAATGAACAGTAA